From the genome of Streptomyces sp. NBC_01116, one region includes:
- a CDS encoding MarR family winged helix-turn-helix transcriptional regulator yields MSEGAGRVSSEQELLSRAAVTVFRLNGQFLSVADELARPGGLTAAWWQVLGAVTRESLPVAGIARAMGITRQSVQRIADLLVGRGLAEYAENPAHRRAKLLRATEAGREAVSRIGPPHAEFAARLAGELGVEGLAETVRVLERLSGALENLTAAGSPASGPGRSGPSGA; encoded by the coding sequence GTGAGTGAGGGTGCGGGGCGCGTCTCGTCCGAGCAGGAGTTGCTGAGCCGGGCCGCGGTGACGGTGTTCCGGCTGAACGGGCAGTTCCTGTCGGTGGCCGACGAGTTGGCGCGGCCGGGCGGTCTCACGGCGGCCTGGTGGCAGGTGCTGGGGGCGGTGACGCGGGAGTCGTTGCCGGTGGCGGGGATCGCCCGGGCGATGGGGATCACCCGGCAGAGTGTGCAGCGGATCGCGGACCTGCTGGTCGGGCGGGGGCTCGCGGAGTACGCGGAGAACCCGGCCCACCGCCGCGCGAAGCTGTTGCGGGCGACGGAGGCGGGGCGGGAGGCGGTCTCCCGGATCGGCCCGCCGCACGCGGAGTTCGCCGCGCGGCTGGCGGGGGAGCTGGGGGTGGAGGGGCTGGCGGAGACGGTGCGGGTGCTTGAGCGGTTGTCGGGGGCGTTGGAGAACCTGACCGCTGCGGGGTCGCCCGCTTCCGGTCCGGGGCGCTCCGGTCCGTCCGGCGCCTGA
- a CDS encoding DJ-1/PfpI family protein encodes MTSSSGRTAHLAVYDTFADWETGHTTAHLTQNGYTVRTVGLTREPVTTMGGLRIQPDLALDELRPQDSALLILTGASEWDEGDGLAPFARTARAFLDAGVPVAAICGATAGLAREGLLDDRGHTSAVSFYLAATGYAGGARYVDADAVTDAGAAGGGGLITAGPTEPVAFAREVFGLLGVYDAKKLDAWYRLFHDSDASAYEVLQGE; translated from the coding sequence ATGACCAGCAGCAGCGGCAGAACCGCACATCTCGCCGTCTACGACACCTTCGCCGACTGGGAGACCGGGCACACCACGGCCCATCTCACGCAGAACGGCTACACCGTGCGGACCGTGGGGCTGACCCGGGAGCCGGTGACGACCATGGGCGGCCTGCGAATCCAGCCCGACCTGGCGTTGGACGAACTGCGCCCGCAGGACAGCGCGTTGTTGATCCTGACCGGTGCGTCCGAGTGGGACGAGGGGGACGGTCTCGCCCCGTTCGCGCGGACGGCCCGGGCCTTCCTGGACGCGGGGGTCCCGGTCGCGGCGATCTGCGGGGCGACGGCCGGGCTGGCCCGCGAGGGGCTGCTGGACGACCGGGGGCACACGAGCGCGGTCTCCTTCTACCTCGCGGCGACGGGGTACGCGGGCGGCGCGCGGTACGTGGACGCCGACGCGGTCACGGACGCCGGGGCGGCCGGGGGCGGCGGGCTGATCACGGCCGGGCCGACGGAGCCGGTGGCGTTCGCGCGGGAGGTGTTCGGCCTGCTCGGGGTGTACGACGCGAAGAAGCTGGACGCGTGGTACCGGCTGTTCCACGACTCGGACGCGAGCGCGTACGAGGTGTTGCAGGGTGAGTGA
- a CDS encoding aspartate aminotransferase family protein, translating to MTPHAPHVPSADPEAGAAVKAADRAHVFHSWSAQGLIDPLAVAGAEGSYFWDYDGNRYLDFTSGLVYTNIGYQHPTVIAAIQEQAGKLATFAPAFAIEARSEAARLIAERTPGDLDKIFFTNGGAEAVENAIRMARLHTGRTKVLSAYRSYHGATSTAINLTGDPRRWPSDNGSAGVVRFWAPFLYRSPFHAANEAEECARALQHLEDTLAFEGPATVAAVILETIPGTAGIMTPPPGYLAGVREICDRYGIVFVLDEVMAGFGRTGAWFAADHFDVVPDLLTFAKGVNSGYVPLGGVAINAEIAATFETRPYPGGLTYSGHPLACAAAVATIGVMEDEKVVEHAARIGETVLGPGLRELAERHPSVGEVRGLGAFWALDLVRDRETREPLVPYNASGEANAPMAAFGAAAKKQGLWPFINMNRTHAVPACNVSEAEAEEGLAALDVALSVADTYTVQGA from the coding sequence ATGACCCCTCATGCCCCTCATGTCCCGTCCGCCGACCCCGAGGCCGGTGCGGCCGTGAAGGCCGCGGACCGCGCGCACGTGTTCCACTCCTGGTCCGCCCAGGGCCTCATCGACCCGCTCGCCGTCGCCGGCGCCGAGGGGTCCTACTTCTGGGACTACGACGGCAACCGTTACCTGGACTTCACCAGCGGGCTCGTCTACACCAACATCGGCTACCAGCACCCCACCGTGATCGCCGCGATCCAGGAGCAGGCGGGCAAGCTCGCCACCTTCGCGCCCGCGTTCGCGATCGAGGCGCGCTCCGAGGCCGCACGCCTCATCGCCGAGCGCACCCCGGGCGACCTGGACAAGATCTTCTTCACCAACGGCGGGGCCGAGGCCGTCGAGAACGCCATCCGCATGGCCCGGCTGCACACCGGCCGTACGAAGGTGCTCTCCGCCTACCGCTCGTACCACGGGGCCACCTCCACGGCGATCAACCTCACCGGGGACCCGCGCCGCTGGCCCTCCGACAACGGCTCGGCGGGGGTCGTCCGCTTCTGGGCCCCGTTCCTCTACCGCTCCCCGTTCCACGCGGCGAACGAGGCCGAGGAGTGCGCCCGCGCCCTCCAGCACCTGGAGGACACCCTCGCCTTCGAGGGCCCGGCCACCGTCGCGGCGGTCATCCTGGAGACCATCCCGGGCACGGCGGGCATCATGACCCCGCCGCCGGGCTATCTGGCGGGCGTCCGTGAGATCTGCGACCGGTACGGGATCGTCTTCGTGCTCGACGAGGTGATGGCCGGATTCGGCCGCACCGGCGCCTGGTTCGCCGCCGACCACTTCGACGTCGTGCCGGACCTGCTGACCTTCGCCAAGGGCGTCAACTCCGGTTACGTACCGCTGGGCGGCGTCGCCATCAACGCGGAGATCGCCGCGACCTTCGAGACCCGCCCCTACCCCGGCGGCCTCACCTACTCCGGACACCCGCTGGCCTGCGCCGCCGCCGTCGCCACCATCGGCGTGATGGAGGACGAGAAGGTCGTCGAGCACGCGGCCCGGATCGGCGAGACCGTTCTCGGTCCCGGTCTGCGCGAACTCGCCGAACGCCACCCCTCGGTGGGCGAGGTGCGCGGCCTCGGAGCGTTCTGGGCGCTGGACCTGGTCCGCGACCGGGAGACCCGTGAGCCGCTCGTCCCGTACAACGCCTCGGGCGAGGCCAACGCCCCGATGGCGGCCTTCGGCGCGGCGGCGAAGAAGCAGGGGCTGTGGCCGTTCATCAACATGAACCGGACCCACGCCGTCCCGGCCTGCAACGTCTCCGAGGCCGAGGCCGAGGAAGGGCTCGCGGCCCTGGACGTGGCCCTCTCCGTCGCCGACACGTACACGGTGCAGGGCGCGTAA
- a CDS encoding GntR family transcriptional regulator, whose translation MSPSGGVTRNTLRQQIADALRDEVLAGRLPPGREFTVKQIAEQYGVSATPVREALFDLSAQGLLASDQHRGFQVREFTVADYRAMAEARALVVEGLFRNYAEGVDVRPEGLAPIRRRAAEAVRAAKGGDLDVLIGYDLRFWRELGQFVRNPYIADFLARLRVQAWVFAVHRLRRDGMDEGVLWFGHEELVDALSRSDHEQVRAAMHSYYAHALAWADRLEARAPEGGGPGPSDPTDSPHPLDSPRPLDSPDT comes from the coding sequence ATGAGTCCGAGCGGAGGTGTGACGCGCAACACCCTGCGCCAGCAGATCGCCGACGCGCTGCGTGACGAGGTGCTGGCAGGGCGTCTTCCGCCGGGCCGGGAGTTCACCGTCAAGCAGATCGCCGAGCAGTACGGGGTCTCCGCGACGCCCGTCCGCGAGGCGCTCTTCGACCTCTCCGCACAGGGGCTCCTCGCCTCCGACCAGCACCGCGGCTTCCAGGTGCGCGAGTTCACCGTCGCCGACTACCGCGCGATGGCCGAGGCCCGCGCCCTCGTCGTCGAGGGCCTCTTCCGCAACTACGCCGAGGGGGTCGACGTCCGGCCCGAGGGGCTCGCCCCGATCCGCCGCCGGGCCGCGGAGGCGGTCCGCGCGGCGAAGGGCGGCGACCTCGACGTGCTGATCGGGTACGACCTGCGGTTCTGGCGGGAGCTGGGGCAGTTCGTCCGCAACCCGTACATCGCCGATTTCCTCGCCCGGCTCCGCGTCCAGGCCTGGGTGTTCGCCGTCCACCGGCTGCGCCGCGACGGCATGGACGAGGGTGTGCTGTGGTTCGGCCATGAGGAGCTGGTCGACGCCCTCTCCCGGAGCGACCACGAGCAGGTCCGCGCCGCCATGCACTCCTACTACGCGCACGCGCTCGCCTGGGCGGACCGTCTGGAGGCGCGGGCGCCCGAGGGCGGCGGCCCCGGCCCCTCGGATCCCACGGACTCCCCGCACCCTCTGGATTCCCCGCGTCCCCTGGATTCCCCGGATACCTAG
- a CDS encoding SLATT domain-containing protein produces MSQPEMQPEGPPRKESDAGSGENGAEHSASGPSRGRPAGRDLTGRPFPLGDWGEPAERLDELYRWVETGALDTADWYLNDRVRKRRAARALRMGTAAGVVAGAALPLLDLTGTLSGSAGWGYLCLLLGAACMGCDRYFGLTSGWIRNLATAQAVQRRLQVLQFDWASECVREMLGPTEGTASEAAERCLGVLRRFSEDVTELVRSETADWMVEFRAGPAPMGMQALATGSAGGRGESGAAPGRFSMPSVAARPNMPRQRPPESPPR; encoded by the coding sequence GTGAGTCAGCCGGAGATGCAGCCCGAGGGGCCGCCCCGCAAGGAGTCCGATGCGGGATCCGGTGAGAACGGAGCTGAGCATTCCGCTTCTGGTCCGAGCAGGGGACGCCCCGCCGGGCGTGATCTGACCGGACGCCCGTTCCCCCTCGGCGACTGGGGCGAGCCCGCCGAGCGGCTCGACGAGCTCTACCGCTGGGTCGAGACCGGCGCGCTGGACACCGCCGACTGGTATCTCAACGACCGCGTCCGGAAGCGCCGGGCCGCCAGGGCGCTGCGGATGGGCACCGCCGCCGGGGTGGTCGCCGGGGCCGCCCTGCCGCTCCTCGACCTGACCGGCACGCTGAGCGGCTCGGCGGGCTGGGGCTATCTGTGCCTGTTGCTGGGGGCCGCCTGCATGGGCTGCGACCGGTACTTCGGTCTCACCTCCGGCTGGATAAGGAACCTCGCCACGGCCCAGGCGGTGCAGCGACGGCTCCAGGTGCTCCAGTTCGACTGGGCCTCGGAGTGCGTACGGGAGATGCTCGGGCCGACCGAGGGCACGGCCAGCGAGGCGGCCGAGCGGTGCCTGGGGGTGCTGCGGAGGTTCTCCGAGGACGTCACCGAGCTGGTGCGGTCGGAGACGGCGGACTGGATGGTGGAGTTCCGGGCGGGGCCCGCGCCGATGGGCATGCAGGCCCTGGCGACGGGGAGTGCCGGGGGGCGCGGGGAGTCGGGGGCGGCGCCGGGGCGGTTCTCGATGCCGTCCGTGGCGGCGCGGCCGAACATGCCGCGGCAGCGGCCGCCGGAGTCGCCGCCGCGGTGA
- a CDS encoding YbaB/EbfC family nucleoid-associated protein yields MIPGGGQPNMQQLLQQAQKMQQDLAAAQEELARTEVDGQAGGGLVKATVTGSGELRALVIDPKAVDPEDTETLADLVVAAVQAANENAQALQQEKLGPLAQGLGGGGGIPGLPF; encoded by the coding sequence GTGATTCCCGGTGGTGGTCAGCCCAATATGCAGCAGTTGCTCCAGCAGGCCCAGAAGATGCAGCAGGATCTCGCGGCGGCCCAGGAGGAACTGGCCAGGACCGAGGTCGACGGACAGGCGGGCGGCGGTCTCGTGAAGGCCACCGTGACCGGCTCCGGCGAGCTCCGCGCCCTGGTGATCGACCCGAAGGCCGTGGACCCGGAGGACACCGAGACGCTCGCCGACCTCGTCGTCGCGGCCGTCCAGGCGGCCAACGAGAACGCGCAGGCGCTCCAGCAGGAGAAGCTCGGCCCGCTGGCGCAGGGCCTGGGCGGCGGGGGCGGCATCCCCGGCCTGCCGTTCTGA
- the recR gene encoding recombination mediator RecR, with product MYEGVVQDLIDELGRLPGVGPKSAQRIAFHILQAEPTDVRRLAHALLEVKDKVRFCEVCGNVAQQEQCGICRDARRDRSVICVVEEPKDVVAIERTREFRGRYHVLGGAISPIEGVGPDDLRIRELLARLADGSITELILATDPNLEGEATATYLARMVKPMGLRVTRLASGLPVGGDLEYADEVTLGRAFEGRRLLDV from the coding sequence TTGTACGAAGGCGTTGTTCAGGACCTCATCGACGAACTGGGCAGGCTGCCCGGCGTCGGTCCCAAGAGCGCGCAGCGGATCGCCTTCCACATCCTGCAGGCCGAGCCCACGGACGTACGCCGGCTCGCGCACGCGCTCCTGGAGGTCAAGGACAAGGTCCGGTTCTGCGAGGTGTGCGGCAACGTCGCGCAGCAGGAGCAGTGCGGGATCTGCCGGGACGCGCGCCGCGACCGGAGCGTCATCTGTGTGGTCGAGGAGCCCAAGGACGTCGTGGCGATCGAGCGGACCCGTGAGTTCCGTGGCCGCTACCACGTGCTGGGCGGGGCGATCAGCCCCATCGAGGGCGTCGGCCCGGACGACCTGCGCATCCGCGAGCTGCTGGCGCGGCTCGCGGACGGCTCCATCACGGAGCTGATCCTCGCGACCGACCCCAATCTGGAGGGCGAGGCCACCGCGACGTACCTGGCGCGGATGGTCAAGCCGATGGGGCTCAGGGTGACCCGGCTGGCCAGCGGCCTGCCGGTCGGCGGTGACCTGGAGTACGCCGACGAGGTCACCCTGGGCCGCGCCTTCGAGGGGAGGCGGCTGCTGGATGTCTGA
- a CDS encoding DUF5063 domain-containing protein, protein MSDATLNSVTQDPGDFAVQIADQIKTFIVAVTEVSKVDEPEEAVPVLLLQVSQLLLAGGRLGAYEDVLPDERYEPDLGPEPDADGLRERFAVLLEPIDVYSEVFDPYEPRKAPVPHRISDDLADLVTDLGHGLAHYDAERTAEALWWWQFSYFSNWGSTASATLRALQSLVAHIRLGQPLEELDGLDTDQDPGEEDLAEEAGRVMLEEIAGPLGLRPVK, encoded by the coding sequence ATGTCTGACGCCACGCTGAACTCCGTCACGCAGGACCCGGGCGACTTCGCCGTCCAGATCGCGGACCAGATCAAGACGTTCATCGTCGCGGTCACGGAGGTGTCCAAGGTCGACGAGCCGGAAGAGGCCGTCCCGGTCCTGCTCCTCCAGGTCTCGCAGCTCCTGCTCGCGGGCGGTCGCCTCGGCGCGTACGAGGACGTCCTGCCCGACGAGCGGTACGAACCGGACCTCGGCCCCGAGCCGGACGCGGACGGCCTGCGCGAGCGGTTCGCCGTGCTGCTGGAGCCGATCGACGTCTACTCCGAGGTCTTCGACCCGTACGAGCCCCGCAAGGCCCCGGTCCCGCACCGGATCTCCGACGACCTGGCCGACCTGGTCACCGACCTCGGCCACGGCCTCGCGCACTACGACGCCGAGCGCACCGCCGAGGCGCTGTGGTGGTGGCAGTTCTCGTACTTCTCCAACTGGGGTTCCACCGCCTCCGCCACCCTCCGCGCCCTCCAGTCCCTGGTCGCCCACATCCGCCTCGGCCAGCCCCTGGAGGAGCTGGACGGCCTGGACACCGACCAGGACCCGGGCGAGGAGGACCTTGCCGAGGAGGCGGGCCGCGTGATGCTGGAGGAGATCGCGGGGCCGCTGGGCCTGCGCCCGGTGAAGTAG
- a CDS encoding NAD(P)H-binding protein, whose amino-acid sequence MIVVTGATGNIGRELLRQLSVDGYGTGVRALTRDAARAAAALPDGVEVAEGDLGRSESLKSALRGARSLFLISGVGDDARVLDAARDAGVEHVVLVSSITVMTHPHLGPARANLAVERRLRESGMEWTVLRPTQFASNTLWWAPSVRDGSVVRVPYADVGLPTVHPADIASVARAALTGPGHRGRIYPLTGPKRISPRQQAGELGRALGREVACVEVTREEAYPPMAAMMGAEVADSVLDLMGGDVNDALLAVHDTVARVTGSPARPYRRWAEENADAFR is encoded by the coding sequence ATGATTGTGGTGACCGGTGCGACCGGGAACATCGGCAGGGAGCTGCTGCGGCAGTTGTCCGTGGACGGGTACGGGACCGGCGTCCGGGCCCTGACCCGGGACGCGGCGCGGGCCGCGGCCGCGCTGCCCGACGGGGTCGAGGTGGCGGAGGGAGACCTGGGGCGGTCGGAGTCGCTGAAGTCCGCACTGCGTGGGGCGCGTTCACTCTTCCTGATCTCGGGCGTCGGCGACGACGCCCGAGTGCTCGACGCCGCCCGGGACGCGGGAGTCGAGCACGTGGTGCTGGTCTCCTCCATCACCGTCATGACCCATCCGCACCTCGGCCCGGCGCGGGCGAACCTCGCCGTCGAACGCCGGCTGCGGGAGAGCGGGATGGAGTGGACCGTCCTGCGGCCCACGCAGTTCGCTTCCAACACCCTCTGGTGGGCGCCGTCCGTGCGCGACGGATCCGTGGTGCGCGTGCCGTACGCGGACGTCGGTCTGCCGACCGTCCACCCCGCCGACATCGCCTCGGTGGCCCGTGCGGCGCTGACCGGGCCGGGCCACCGGGGGCGGATCTACCCGCTCACCGGGCCGAAGCGGATCAGCCCGCGGCAGCAGGCCGGCGAGCTGGGGCGGGCGCTGGGCCGGGAGGTGGCCTGCGTCGAGGTCACGCGGGAGGAGGCGTACCCGCCGATGGCCGCGATGATGGGGGCCGAGGTCGCGGACAGCGTCCTCGACCTGATGGGCGGGGACGTCAACGACGCGCTGCTGGCCGTGCACGACACCGTGGCCCGAGTCACCGGCTCGCCCGCCCGCCCCTACCGCCGCTGGGCCGAGGAGAACGCCGACGCGTTCAGGTGA
- a CDS encoding SgcJ/EcaC family oxidoreductase has product MSATTPATSPTVIGVPAPQEDVDAIVAFVAGVQHAQQNALPDAFLDGFREDAIWTTAHGKRLTGLPEIGAFTRKVLPPQANSPVTATYTVDLILFIRPDIAAVKVRQRPVARDGGRFLDEIFHGQEDPSGLMAAHPEAVPGTPTYVLAKDDGVWRVAAAQNTQVLDVETLTAG; this is encoded by the coding sequence ATGAGCGCCACGACCCCCGCCACCTCGCCCACCGTCATCGGCGTACCCGCCCCGCAGGAGGACGTGGACGCCATCGTCGCGTTCGTCGCCGGCGTGCAGCACGCCCAGCAGAACGCGCTGCCCGACGCCTTCCTCGACGGCTTCCGCGAGGACGCCATCTGGACCACGGCCCACGGCAAGCGGCTGACCGGCCTGCCGGAGATCGGCGCCTTCACCCGCAAGGTGCTGCCCCCGCAGGCCAACTCCCCGGTGACCGCCACGTACACGGTCGACCTGATCCTCTTCATCCGCCCCGACATCGCCGCCGTCAAGGTCCGTCAGCGCCCGGTCGCCCGGGACGGGGGCCGGTTCCTGGACGAGATCTTCCACGGCCAGGAGGACCCCTCCGGGCTGATGGCAGCCCACCCGGAGGCGGTCCCCGGCACCCCGACGTACGTACTCGCCAAGGACGACGGGGTCTGGCGCGTCGCGGCCGCGCAGAACACCCAGGTCCTCGACGTGGAGACGCTGACGGCGGGCTGA
- a CDS encoding aspartate kinase, with translation MGLVVQKYGGSSVADAEGIKRVAKRVVDAKKNGNQVVVVVSAMGDTTDELIDLAEQVSPMPTGREFDMLLTAGERISMALLAMAIKNLGHEAQSFTGSQAGVITDSVHNKARIIDVTPGRIRTSIDEGNIAIVAGFQGVSQEGKNITTLGRGGSDTTAVALAAALDAEVCEIYTDVDGVFTADPRVVKKAKKIDWISFEDMLELAASGSKVLLHRCVEYARRYNIPIHVRSSFSGLRGTWVSNEPQGDQQVEHAIISGVAHDVSEAKVTVVGVPDKPGEAAAIFRAIANAEVNIDMVVQNVSAATTGLTDISFTLPKAEGRKAIDALERTRSTIGFESLRYDDQIAKISLVGAGMKTNPGVTAGFFEALSDAGVNIELISTSEIRISVVTRADDVNEAVRAVHTAFGLDSDSDEAVVYGGTGR, from the coding sequence GTGGGCCTTGTCGTGCAGAAGTACGGAGGCTCCTCCGTAGCCGATGCCGAGGGCATCAAGCGGGTCGCCAAGCGAGTCGTCGACGCCAAGAAGAACGGCAACCAGGTGGTTGTCGTGGTGTCCGCGATGGGCGACACGACGGACGAGTTGATAGACCTCGCCGAGCAGGTGTCTCCGATGCCTACCGGCCGTGAATTCGACATGCTGCTGACCGCCGGTGAGCGGATCTCCATGGCCCTGCTGGCGATGGCGATCAAGAACCTGGGCCACGAGGCCCAGTCGTTCACGGGCAGCCAGGCCGGTGTCATCACCGACTCGGTCCACAACAAAGCGCGCATCATCGACGTCACGCCGGGCCGCATCCGGACCTCGATCGACGAGGGCAACATCGCCATCGTCGCCGGGTTCCAGGGCGTGAGCCAGGAGGGCAAGAACATCACGACCCTCGGCCGCGGCGGGTCGGACACGACCGCCGTCGCGCTGGCCGCCGCGCTGGACGCCGAGGTCTGTGAGATCTACACCGACGTCGACGGCGTCTTCACCGCGGACCCCCGGGTCGTGAAGAAGGCGAAGAAGATCGACTGGATCTCCTTCGAGGACATGCTGGAGCTGGCCGCGTCCGGCTCCAAGGTGCTGCTGCACCGCTGCGTCGAGTACGCACGCCGTTACAACATCCCGATCCACGTCCGCTCGTCCTTCTCCGGACTGCGCGGCACCTGGGTCAGCAACGAGCCGCAAGGGGACCAGCAGGTGGAGCACGCGATCATCTCCGGAGTCGCCCATGACGTCTCGGAGGCCAAGGTCACCGTCGTCGGCGTCCCGGACAAGCCCGGCGAGGCGGCCGCGATCTTCCGCGCCATCGCGAACGCCGAGGTCAACATCGACATGGTGGTGCAGAACGTCTCCGCCGCGACGACCGGCCTGACGGACATCTCCTTCACCCTGCCCAAGGCAGAGGGCCGCAAGGCCATCGACGCCCTGGAGCGGACCCGGAGCACCATCGGTTTCGAGTCGCTCCGCTACGACGACCAGATCGCGAAGATCTCCCTGGTCGGCGCGGGTATGAAGACCAACCCGGGCGTCACGGCCGGATTCTTCGAGGCGCTGTCCGACGCGGGCGTGAACATCGAGCTGATCTCGACATCCGAGATCCGCATCTCGGTGGTCACCCGCGCCGACGACGTCAACGAGGCCGTGCGCGCCGTGCACACGGCCTTCGGTCTCGACAGCGACTCCGACGAGGCCGTCGTCTACGGAGGCACCGGCCGATGA
- a CDS encoding aspartate-semialdehyde dehydrogenase: MTGHRPSLAVVGATGVIGGSMLRILSQHADIWGEVRLVASPRSAGRKLVVRGEESEVLALAEDVFDGIDVALFLVPDEVSARWAPIAAAKGVVVIDDSAAFRLDDDVPLVVPEINPHAARLRPRGIVASPNCTTLSLIVAIGALHAEFGLRELIVSSYQAVSGAGRDGVAALREQLALVAGTELGTRPGDVRRALGDSAEAAGSPFAAPVALNVVPWAGTDAGDGWSSEEIAIREECRKVLGLPDLKTTATCVYVPVIATHSMSVHARFENEVAVDKAHEILATAPGVVLFDSPASGDFPTPSDVVGTDPTWVGRVRRSMDDPHALEMFLCGDNLRKGAALNVAQIAESVAAEFPRA; encoded by the coding sequence ATGACCGGACACCGCCCTTCACTCGCGGTCGTCGGCGCGACCGGGGTGATCGGCGGTTCCATGCTCCGGATCCTCTCGCAGCACGCGGACATCTGGGGCGAGGTCAGACTCGTCGCCTCACCGCGCTCGGCCGGCCGCAAGCTGGTCGTGCGCGGTGAGGAGAGCGAGGTCCTCGCGCTCGCCGAGGACGTGTTCGACGGCATCGACGTGGCGCTCTTCCTGGTGCCGGACGAGGTGTCCGCCCGCTGGGCCCCGATCGCCGCCGCCAAGGGCGTCGTGGTCATCGACGACTCGGCGGCCTTCCGGCTCGACGACGACGTGCCGCTGGTCGTCCCGGAGATCAACCCCCATGCCGCCCGGCTCCGGCCGCGCGGCATCGTCGCGTCCCCGAACTGCACCACGCTGTCGCTGATCGTCGCGATCGGCGCGCTGCACGCCGAGTTCGGGCTGCGCGAGCTGATCGTCTCCTCCTACCAGGCGGTCAGCGGCGCCGGCCGGGACGGCGTCGCCGCCCTGCGCGAGCAGCTGGCGCTGGTGGCCGGTACGGAGCTGGGCACCCGGCCCGGGGACGTGCGCCGGGCCCTGGGCGACAGCGCGGAGGCGGCGGGGAGCCCGTTCGCCGCTCCCGTCGCCCTGAACGTCGTGCCCTGGGCCGGCACGGACGCCGGGGACGGCTGGTCCTCCGAGGAGATCGCCATCCGCGAGGAGTGCCGCAAGGTGCTGGGCCTGCCGGATCTGAAGACCACCGCGACCTGTGTGTACGTCCCGGTCATCGCCACGCACTCGATGTCCGTCCACGCCCGCTTCGAGAACGAGGTCGCCGTCGACAAGGCGCACGAGATCCTGGCGACCGCCCCCGGCGTGGTGCTTTTCGACAGCCCGGCGTCCGGAGATTTCCCCACTCCGTCCGATGTGGTGGGCACCGACCCCACCTGGGTGGGCCGCGTCCGGCGTTCGATGGACGATCCGCATGCCCTGGAAATGTTCCTTTGCGGTGACAATCTCCGAAAAGGTGCGGCTTTGAACGTGGCGCAGATCGCCGAATCGGTAGCCGCCGAATTCCCTCGGGCATGA
- a CDS encoding SigE family RNA polymerase sigma factor yields MAEVLDITVVGPLRGASVRPLRRPRAPGGMPVIAPMPAARPAQLPSQRGDAEETVAAGTTVDHLTETYRAHYRSLLGLAALLLDDTASCEDVVQEAFIRVHSARNRVREPEKTLAYLRQTVVNLSRSALRRRILGLKLLSKPMPDMASAEEGAYDQLERDALIKAMKGLQRRQREVLVLRYFADMTEAQVAETLGVSLGSVKAYGSRGIAALRVVMEAQA; encoded by the coding sequence GTGGCAGAGGTTCTCGACATCACAGTGGTGGGCCCGTTGCGAGGCGCGTCGGTGCGTCCGCTCCGGCGGCCCCGTGCGCCCGGTGGCATGCCGGTGATCGCGCCCATGCCCGCCGCGCGCCCGGCACAACTGCCCTCGCAGCGCGGGGATGCTGAAGAGACGGTGGCTGCGGGAACCACGGTCGACCATCTCACCGAGACCTATCGGGCCCACTACCGCTCCCTGCTCGGCCTCGCGGCCCTGCTGCTGGACGACACCGCGTCCTGCGAGGACGTGGTGCAGGAGGCGTTCATCCGCGTGCACTCCGCGCGGAACCGGGTCCGCGAACCGGAGAAGACCCTCGCGTATCTCCGGCAGACGGTGGTCAACCTCTCGCGCTCCGCGCTGCGCCGCCGCATCCTCGGGCTGAAGCTGCTCTCCAAGCCGATGCCGGACATGGCGAGCGCGGAGGAGGGCGCCTACGACCAGCTGGAGCGGGACGCGCTGATCAAGGCGATGAAGGGGCTCCAGCGACGCCAGCGCGAGGTGCTGGTGCTGCGCTACTTCGCGGACATGACGGAGGCCCAGGTCGCCGAGACGCTGGGCGTCTCGCTCGGTTCGGTGAAGGCGTACGGTTCCCGGGGTATCGCGGCGCTGCGCGTCGTGATGGAGGCCCAGGCATGA